The Sabethes cyaneus chromosome 1, idSabCyanKW18_F2, whole genome shotgun sequence DNA segment TTACCTTTAATGGACGCTGGGCACTGAGGCTAATTAGCAGCAGTTTTTTCTTCACTGAATCATTTACGTCGGTCCAAGGTCCATTGTAAGCAGCCTTGGCGATTCCGAGACTCTGTTCGCTAACTTCATTCGCATGCCAGTAGAAGGCGAAAACCTGCAATACTACCGCAACCAAATAAGGAACGATGAACAACAACCGGGTTGGATTCTTGGTCTAAAATTATTGTAACTGTTGGGAatcataaaattttaagttaatTATTTGGTAAACTAACCATTATTAGTAGAAACAATAGAGCACACATAAAAATTCCGTATGATACGAATTCAAAGAAACAGACGTAGGTTACTAATGAATTGAATTCATACACGTAGTCTTTGATCCGTAGATGATCTTCGATGTACTTATTCACGATGCAGTTCAGACTGTCCGTATGTTCCCCTATAAAAGTAGTTTTCAGTGTTGCCAGTTGATGTTGTAAAGTTTTGATCTGAATCACTCCAAATAAAGTGGCAGACATGAAGAAATTAGTGAACGGAAAATACATGCCGCAGGCAGGAATCAACCACAAAGCCTGCATGATGCAGATTATCTCATACTGAGGCGACTCCAGAACATCTAATCCTGGAATGTACAGACTGAACAGCATTCGGCGGCTGCTGGTGAACAGTGGATAAGCCGAGATGCACGCTGCAACGAAGTGTCCTAGTGCATAGTTACTGTAACATAGTACTCTCGCTCGCTGGGTGAGGCTTGATAACACACTCCGCACTGCTTCGTCTTCAATTGCCTATAAGGAGTGGAAGACACAAAAATCATGAACGTATGAACAGTTTGAATCTGTAGATTAACCTCAATTTCCGTGTACTTGGAAGCCATTTTTGTAAAAAACATTTCATAGTTTTTGCGTTTGTAAACCAAAACCAGTGGTCGCAGCTACCGTCGATGGGTTATTTGGGAAGTAAATGATTATTAACTGACACTATTTCCTGAACACATTTGTTAAACTTACAAGCGTATTGAACAGTATTATAGCAAAGAATGCATTTATGATGACCTCCTCGAAATTATTCTCGCTGTGGCATAGATCAGCGAACATAAACAGTACCAGCAGGCCCGCCGGAATAGTACCAACGTAGCGCATGAAGTCGTGCTTCAGTAGGTACGACCAGAACCGACAAATGCGGACGTCGATAGAAATTATCGGACACTCCAGAATATTCATTGTTCTTCTCCGTGTGTTTCCCGATAAATAAACGTCGTATTTTATCCGTTAGTTTGGCGCGAGTAATAAGCAAGTGTATTTACGAAACCAATTTAAAACAAAGTGATTTTCACCTCATCAATGAAGGAGCTGTTTAGGTTGCTATTTTAACAATCAATCAAGGTAATGTGAGAATTGTACCACACGGTGGCAATGGCTTGTTATTCTCTAAATCGTATGTTTACAATTTCCTTATCCTTTGAATTTAACGACCGAACGAAACACACCGCCAGGTTCTCATTGATCGAAAAGCATACAAACCTAACAGACGATAACGAGGAtataaaatgaatattttaaacTGTCCAATAATTTCCATTGATATCCGAATTTGTCGCTTCTGGTCGTACCTGCTGAAGCACGACTTCATGCGCTACGTCGGTACCATCCCGGCGGGTCTGCTGATAGTGTTTATGTTTGCTGATCTATACCACAGTGAGAACGACTTCGAGGACTTCATAATAAATGCCTTTTTTTCTTTACTGCTGTGCAATACGCTGGTAAGTGGAGCTATGTAGTCTCAACTTCATATTTGGGAAGTATGTTGTTAGGTATAcgatttatttctttattttctttcaaACTAACTCAACGACGACGACCGTAGTTGCGACCGACAGTTTTAGCGTATAATCgcgaaaaatttgaaatattcTTTACGAAAATTGCTTGCAAGTACGCGGAAATTGAGGTTAGTGTCAAGTTTAATGTACAGCGTATTTTATGTAGCTTTCACTCCTTACAGGCAATTGAAGATGATGTAGTGCAGAAAGTGTTGATGAGCTTCACCCAGCGTGCGAGAGTTCTATGTTACAGTAATGTTG contains these protein-coding regions:
- the LOC128746208 gene encoding odorant receptor Or2-like gives rise to the protein MNILECPIISIDVRICRFWSYLLKHDFMRYVGTIPAGLLVLFMFADLCHSENNFEEVIINAFFAIILFNTLAIEDEAVRSVLSSLTQRARVLCYSNYALGHFVAACISAYPLFTSSRRMLFSLYIPGLDVLESPQYEIICIMQALWLIPACGMYFPFTNFFMSATLFGVIQIKTLQHQLATLKTTFIGEHTDSLNCIVNKYIEDHLRIKDYVYEFNSLVTYVCFFEFVSYGIFMCALLFLLIMTKNPTRLLFIVPYLVAVVLQVFAFYWHANEVSEQSLGIAKAAYNGPWTDVNDSVKKKLLLISLSAQRPLKITLGNVFPMTLEMFQSLLKTSYSYCTILRRFNR